From a single Podarcis raffonei isolate rPodRaf1 chromosome 10, rPodRaf1.pri, whole genome shotgun sequence genomic region:
- the LOC128422337 gene encoding transmembrane protein 116-like, translated as MAERGRSGAALPDEEVLALAWVYLVALALSLLGSGSIVAASLLRRRCCQDQLCPLFLLSLADLLGASALLSAAAIQLLPPRLFVSAYQACPYLLMLGLMFYAVSLLMVVVYAYEVKRALGGWREAPSSALLQEESGRFNQRLQINLPRLLAWLLPFLVFVVLLVIRGSSLRDVAPWAFPPLALQAGNGSRGSHGLYCSSCLILIRHSQDTCYKYTGRNDSGKEVKIFFLVFVSLIVACCTVLYCRVKCWCHRRQRGGPTLTLPALENDGCAIRTHIACLFQLVFLVCWMPAFFLCLLSFSSLQPPILFPFYLAVALTVSLHGFLHSLVYGWLRQNFRREVTGEQMPLLGHLGQKAFFEDSLAICREG; from the exons ATGGCTGAGCGAGGCAGGAGTGGAGCTGCCCTTCCGGACGAAGAG GTCTTGGCCTTGGCGTGGGTCTACCTGGTTGCCCTGGCTCTCAG CCTCCTGGGCAGCGGTTCCATTGTGGCTGCCTCTCTCCTCCGAAGGCGATGCTGCCAGGATCAG CTCTGCccgctcttcctcctctccctggcGGATCTCCTGGGTGCCTCGGCCCTCCTCTCCGCAGCTGCCATCCAGCTCCTTCCACCGCGGCTCTTCGTCTCGGCCTACCAAGCCTGTCCCTACCTGCTGATGCTGGGCCTG ATGTTCTACGCCGTTTCTCTGCTGATGGTCGTCGTCTATGCCTACGAAGTGAAGCGAGCTCTGGGGGGCTGGAGGGAGGCCCCTTCCTCTGCCCTGCTGCAG GAGGAGAGCGGCAGGTTCAACCAGAGACTCCAAATAAATCTGCCCCGTCTCTTGGCCTG gctgctccctttcctggtcTTCGTGGTCCTGCTGGTGATTCGAGGCTCATCCCTGAGAGATGTGGCGCCCTGGGCCTTCCCCCCGTTGGCGTTACAGGCTGGAAACGGCTCGCGAGGGTCCCACGGCCTCTACTGCTCCAG CTGCCTGATCCTTATCCGCCACTCGCAAGACACCTGCTACAAG TACACAGGCAGGAACGACTCTGGCAAAGAAGTCAAGATCTTCTTTCTCGTCTTCGTCTCTCTGATTGTCGCCTGCTGCACA GTCCTCTACTGCAGGGTGAAGTGCTGGTGTCACCGCAGGCAGAGAGGTGGCCCCACCCTGACCCTGCCAGCTCTGGAGAATGATGGCTGTGCCATCCGAACCCACATCGCCTGCTTGTTCCAGCTGGTCTTCCTGGTCTGCTGGATGCCAG CTTTCTTCCTGTGCCTGCTctccttctccagtcttcagccgCCCATCCTCTTCCCTTTCTACTTGGCTGTG GCCCTGACCGTCTCCCTGCACGGCTTCTTGCACAGCCTGGTCTACGGGTGGCTGCGGCAGAACTTCCGCCGGGAGGTGACCGGGGAGCAGATGCCCCTCCTGGGCCACCTGGGCCAGAAAGCCTTTTTCGAGGACTCCCTGGCCATATGTAGGGAGGGCTGA